From one Amphiura filiformis chromosome 13, Afil_fr2py, whole genome shotgun sequence genomic stretch:
- the LOC140168801 gene encoding uncharacterized protein: MKIHLNLPTSNTSGNLGMGLLAQRTISYLTENEHIDKSIQKGFMEKISGRVEHTESLSEVIQDAKNNGKPIVTTWLDLQNAYGTVPHNLIQFALDWYHVPDHIRKMIFNYYDESYIYVKTKE, translated from the coding sequence ATGAAAATACATCTGAACCTGCCAACTTCAAATACAAGTGGTAATCTTGGAATGGGACTCCTAGCTCAGAGGACGATAAGCTACCTGACTGAGAATGAACATATTGACAAATCCATCCAGAAAGGGTTCATGGAGAAAATATCAGGACGTGTAGAACATACTGAGTCACTTTCAGAGGTAATCCAAGACGCCAAAAATAATGGAAAACCGATTGTGACAACATGGCTTGACCTACAAAATGCATATGGTACCGTGCCACACAACCTCATCCAGTTTGCATTAGATTGGTACCATGTTCCCGACCACATCAGGAAGATGATCTTTAACTACTATGATGAAAGCTACATCTATGTAAAGACTAAGGAATGA